Proteins encoded in a region of the Anopheles ziemanni chromosome 2, idAnoZiCoDA_A2_x.2, whole genome shotgun sequence genome:
- the LOC131291751 gene encoding myc box-dependent-interacting protein 1 isoform X1, translating into MAENKGILLAKSVQKHAGRAKEKLLQNLGKVDRTADEIFDEHLTNFNRQHTCATRLQKEFTNYIRCVRAVQSASKTLMDAIAEVYESQWTGSEALYGQTKVIDTQYQQFSYKLADQVLKQLDTYALQFPEMKKKIDKRGRKLVDYDSQRHSFQSLQANAAKRKDDVKVTRGREQLDEAKSTYEMLNSELHDELPALYDSRILFLVTNLQTLFACEQQFHSETSKVYADLEAIVDKLATESQRGSYTLKKINANSNPSSPQQSPVKANLSIVNNVTNGSANANGRATTTDLPAGVLYRVKATYKYVREDVDELSFEVGDIINVVEYEDPEDQEEGWLMGLKEGSTERGMFPANFTRPL; encoded by the exons CTCCTACAAAACCTTGGCAAAGTTGACCGAACGGCAGATGAAATTTTCGACGagcatttgacaaacttcaacCGACAGCACACCTGTGCCACCCGGCTGCAGAAAGAATTCACCAACTACATTAGATGCGTTCGTG CCGTACAAAGTGCCTCGAAAACCCTCATGGATGCCATAGCCGAAGTATACGAAAGCCAGTGGACCGGCTCGGAGGCGCTGTATGGTCAGACCAAAGTGATCGACACACAGTACCAGCAGTTCTCGTACAAGCTGGCCGATCAGGTGCTCAAGCAGCTGGACACCTACGCGTTACAGTTTCCCGAAAtgaag aaaaaaattgacaaaCGTGGCCGCAAGCTGGTCGACTACGATAGCCAGCGGCACTCGTTCCAGAGCCTGCAAGCAAATGCCGCCAAGCGCAAGGATgatgtgaag GTGACCAGAGGCCGCGAACAGCTCGACGAAGCGAAGAGCACATACGAGATGCTGAATTCCGAGCTGCACGACGAACTGCCGGCCCTGTACGACTCGAGAATACTGTTCCTGGTGACGAACTTGCAGACGCTGTTCGCCTGCGAGCAACAGTTCCACAGTGAAACATCGAAGGTGTACGCCGACCTCGAGGCGATCGTGGACAAGCTGGCCACCGAGTCGCAGCGCGGTTCCTACACGCTGAAGAAAATCAATG CTAACTCGAATCCGTCTAGCCCACAGCAATCCCCAGTGAAGGCCAATTTGTCGATTGTGAACAATGTCACTAACGGTTCGGCCAATGCTAATGGAC GTGCAACGACAACAGACCTACCGGCAGGTGTCCTGTACCGCGTGAAGGCTACATACAAGTACGTCCGGGAGGACGTGGACGAACTGAGCTTCGAGGTGGGCGACATTATCAACGTGGTTGAGTACGAGGATCCCGAAGATCAG GAGGAAGGCTGGCTGATGGGATTGAAGGAAGGCTCAACCGAGAGGGGTATGTTTCCGGCCAACTTCACCCGACCACTGTAA
- the LOC131291751 gene encoding myc box-dependent-interacting protein 1 isoform X2 has translation MAENKGILLAKSVQKHAGRAKEKLLQNLGKVDRTADEIFDEHLTNFNRQHTCATRLQKEFTNYIRCVRAVQSASKTLMDAIAEVYESQWTGSEALYGQTKVIDTQYQQFSYKLADQVLKQLDTYALQFPEMKKKIDKRGRKLVDYDSQRHSFQSLQANAAKRKDDVKVTRGREQLDEAKSTYEMLNSELHDELPALYDSRILFLVTNLQTLFACEQQFHSETSKVYADLEAIVDKLATESQRGSYTLKKINANSNPSSPQQSPVKANLSIVNNVTNGSANANGRATTTDLPAGVLYRVKATYKYVREDVDELSFEVGDIINVVEYEDPEDQVRIMPTVKLDWLCVWWFTNLVFYL, from the exons CTCCTACAAAACCTTGGCAAAGTTGACCGAACGGCAGATGAAATTTTCGACGagcatttgacaaacttcaacCGACAGCACACCTGTGCCACCCGGCTGCAGAAAGAATTCACCAACTACATTAGATGCGTTCGTG CCGTACAAAGTGCCTCGAAAACCCTCATGGATGCCATAGCCGAAGTATACGAAAGCCAGTGGACCGGCTCGGAGGCGCTGTATGGTCAGACCAAAGTGATCGACACACAGTACCAGCAGTTCTCGTACAAGCTGGCCGATCAGGTGCTCAAGCAGCTGGACACCTACGCGTTACAGTTTCCCGAAAtgaag aaaaaaattgacaaaCGTGGCCGCAAGCTGGTCGACTACGATAGCCAGCGGCACTCGTTCCAGAGCCTGCAAGCAAATGCCGCCAAGCGCAAGGATgatgtgaag GTGACCAGAGGCCGCGAACAGCTCGACGAAGCGAAGAGCACATACGAGATGCTGAATTCCGAGCTGCACGACGAACTGCCGGCCCTGTACGACTCGAGAATACTGTTCCTGGTGACGAACTTGCAGACGCTGTTCGCCTGCGAGCAACAGTTCCACAGTGAAACATCGAAGGTGTACGCCGACCTCGAGGCGATCGTGGACAAGCTGGCCACCGAGTCGCAGCGCGGTTCCTACACGCTGAAGAAAATCAATG CTAACTCGAATCCGTCTAGCCCACAGCAATCCCCAGTGAAGGCCAATTTGTCGATTGTGAACAATGTCACTAACGGTTCGGCCAATGCTAATGGAC GTGCAACGACAACAGACCTACCGGCAGGTGTCCTGTACCGCGTGAAGGCTACATACAAGTACGTCCGGGAGGACGTGGACGAACTGAGCTTCGAGGTGGGCGACATTATCAACGTGGTTGAGTACGAGGATCCCGAAGATCAGGTACGAATAATGCCTACGGTTAAACTCGActggttgtgtgtgtggtggtttacaaatttggttttttatttataa